The proteins below are encoded in one region of Sphingobacterium sp. R2:
- a CDS encoding DUF2249 domain-containing protein codes for MRINQHTKISELISYNVLSIEAIAAIAKPLRKIRIPVLRRILAPRVSIGEAAKIGGCSVADFRAALVPLGFVWMSDEAEKTINLFDAVERPSWMDEAAVTVILDVRPLLEVGQDPLKDIFQLYRSLAAGGILCISNSFVPTPLIRRMEDRKVPSYTHEWAEGEFRSYFYKNDTALSVQPAEDDYISFVPKELFEQKLASLSPLHLVTLDVSELPMPQPMELILEALTQLKADDVAYIKHRKIPLHLLEELDHLSYRIFIYDRHPGEVHLLIYPVK; via the coding sequence ATGCGGATAAACCAGCATACCAAAATTTCAGAACTCATCAGCTATAATGTCTTGAGCATTGAAGCCATTGCCGCTATTGCCAAACCCTTGCGCAAGATCCGGATTCCGGTCTTGCGTCGAATATTGGCCCCTCGGGTCTCCATAGGCGAAGCAGCAAAAATTGGCGGATGTTCGGTTGCAGATTTTCGAGCTGCGCTGGTACCGCTCGGCTTTGTTTGGATGTCAGATGAAGCCGAGAAAACCATAAATTTATTCGATGCAGTAGAAAGGCCAAGTTGGATGGATGAAGCAGCAGTGACGGTTATATTAGATGTGAGACCCCTCTTGGAAGTGGGTCAAGATCCGTTAAAAGATATTTTTCAGTTGTATCGCTCACTCGCCGCAGGCGGGATTCTTTGCATCAGCAATTCATTTGTCCCCACTCCATTGATCAGGCGAATGGAAGATCGCAAGGTACCAAGCTATACCCACGAATGGGCGGAAGGCGAATTCAGAAGTTACTTTTATAAAAATGATACAGCTCTGTCCGTTCAGCCTGCTGAGGACGATTATATTTCATTTGTGCCGAAGGAACTTTTTGAGCAGAAATTAGCGAGCCTTTCTCCGCTTCATCTGGTTACATTGGATGTCAGCGAACTTCCTATGCCACAGCCGATGGAATTAATTCTTGAGGCCCTTACCCAACTGAAAGCCGATGATGTGGCTTATATAAAACACCGCAAGATTCCGCTCCATCTGCTGGAAGAACTTGATCATTTATCTTATCGTATTTTCATCTATGATCGACACCCTGGAGAGGTCCATCTGTTAATTTATCCCGTAAAATAA
- a CDS encoding metal-sulfur cluster assembly factor → MKIDLTKPEAFEELKAVQALMLVMDPELGINIVDMGLIYHLDLTDPSCIVVTMTLSSAYCPMGDSIVQGVENTLQQQFPNKAIVINLVWEPIWTPDRISEEGKILLDRG, encoded by the coding sequence ATGAAAATTGATCTAACAAAACCCGAGGCCTTTGAGGAGTTAAAAGCTGTTCAGGCATTGATGCTTGTGATGGATCCCGAACTGGGAATCAATATCGTAGATATGGGTTTAATTTATCATCTTGATTTAACTGATCCGAGTTGCATTGTCGTAACCATGACATTATCTTCTGCATATTGCCCAATGGGTGACTCTATCGTTCAAGGTGTTGAAAACACATTGCAACAGCAATTTCCAAATAAAGCCATAGTTATCAATCTCGTTTGGGAGCCTATTTGGACGCCGGATCGGATCAGTGAGGAGGGAAAGATCCTATTGGATCGCGGATGA
- the sbnA gene encoding 2,3-diaminopropionate biosynthesis protein SbnA, translating to MGLQISDVKGISTLALGIGNTQLTSLCSLSSSLGMQIYAKMEMGNPSGSVKDRSATNILVEAIRKGYINNETTIIESSSGNMGIALARLCKLLCLDSYIVVDPHINQHARKLLNAFGANIVEVNEKDENQGYLGNRLKKVQDLLDKVPNSYWTNQYGNPNVHIAHEGIFREVTSQLNAAPDYMLVATSTCGTIRGIADAIEKASATTKLIAVDAVGSILFENKPNARNIPGMGASHPSAFLQKHQIDHYTLVSDLEAVKGCQLLREREGMLIGGSSGALVAALHKLKKQIPKNSSVVLLFPDSGERYLDTIYNEEWVQQTFKEVLV from the coding sequence ATGGGCTTACAAATAAGTGACGTAAAGGGAATAAGTACCCTGGCATTGGGAATAGGAAATACGCAATTAACATCGCTATGTTCACTCAGCTCCAGCTTGGGTATGCAAATCTATGCGAAGATGGAAATGGGTAATCCGAGTGGTAGTGTAAAAGATAGGTCGGCTACAAACATTTTAGTTGAAGCCATTCGAAAAGGTTATATTAATAACGAAACGACTATTATTGAATCTTCTTCTGGAAATATGGGTATTGCACTAGCGCGGCTCTGTAAGTTGCTTTGCCTCGATTCTTACATTGTTGTAGACCCGCATATTAACCAGCACGCAAGGAAACTTTTGAATGCTTTCGGTGCAAACATCGTCGAGGTAAATGAAAAAGATGAGAATCAGGGTTACCTCGGCAACCGTCTAAAAAAAGTGCAGGACCTTTTGGATAAAGTTCCCAATAGTTATTGGACGAATCAGTACGGTAATCCAAATGTGCATATTGCGCATGAAGGTATATTTCGTGAAGTAACCAGTCAACTCAATGCCGCCCCCGATTATATGCTGGTTGCCACCAGTACATGTGGTACGATCCGTGGCATTGCCGACGCGATTGAGAAAGCATCTGCTACCACCAAGTTGATTGCCGTTGACGCAGTGGGTAGCATTCTATTTGAAAATAAGCCGAACGCTAGAAATATTCCGGGAATGGGAGCAAGCCATCCCTCTGCATTTTTGCAAAAACATCAGATCGATCATTATACATTAGTTTCAGATCTTGAAGCTGTAAAAGGTTGTCAATTATTGCGCGAACGCGAAGGTATGCTCATCGGTGGTTCTTCTGGAGCGCTAGTAGCCGCACTCCATAAATTAAAAAAACAGATCCCGAAAAACTCTTCAGTAGTGCTACTTTTCCCTGATAGTGGCGAGCGCTATCTCGATACCATATACAATGAGGAATGGGTACAGCAGACATTTAAAGAAGTATTGGTATGA
- a CDS encoding FAD/NAD(P)-binding protein, translating into MIWNTQHINPQQDLYSYYQEREQKKLQQHGDNTIAIVGGGPKGLYGLNHFVNRVRIDRATKSYKVLWFNNDELFGCGPNYSIHQPDYLLINYCIGHLNAFHDKYSQKEDQQSFMEWLSKVKCIDIDVQPTDFASRALVGYYLQWVTKETMRQLPANVQLQLIAEPVVAIAEQHSKARIETNTGSWDVASILLATGHCYNNTPLITESEVPVANFIRSPYPVSKYDDITSDAQVGITGMGLTFIDIALALTEGRGGTFDDNGDYCPSGKEPLIYSFSRTSLPILCRGPQYQEKRPLYLLNASKFKLWMQQPTKIDFEKDMLPIIEQEIQLRYYAVQFNENDLERLQNLINAIPLQHRFTLHKLLKPNLTSEEEILRYIEENIEEAQRGEQNSPLMAAASVWSEICPSIAELYSSVGFTGNSQQQLDQYYFGAFNRVSYGPPIANMEKILALARAGIIRFLPLKKPTIRWQEVGSVFVVCDENGKATSFNTLIDARIGRPSLHQHNAALYDTLLSQGLICPHQNEAYFPGTLSMDKRGKCNTLARVPIYCYGANTEGVFFDNDSLSRTKNDTSCYWVDDTIRTL; encoded by the coding sequence ATGATTTGGAATACGCAACACATTAATCCACAACAAGACCTATATTCCTATTATCAAGAACGAGAGCAAAAAAAATTGCAGCAACACGGGGATAATACAATTGCCATTGTTGGGGGTGGGCCGAAGGGCTTGTATGGCCTCAATCATTTCGTTAACCGTGTGCGTATAGACCGAGCTACAAAATCCTATAAAGTGCTATGGTTCAACAACGATGAGCTATTTGGATGCGGCCCAAACTATAGCATACACCAACCTGATTACCTGTTAATTAATTACTGTATTGGCCATTTGAATGCTTTTCATGATAAGTATAGTCAGAAAGAAGATCAACAAAGTTTTATGGAGTGGCTCAGTAAGGTGAAGTGTATAGATATAGATGTCCAGCCAACTGACTTTGCTTCGAGAGCTTTGGTGGGCTATTATTTGCAGTGGGTAACTAAGGAGACGATGCGGCAGCTCCCCGCAAATGTCCAACTTCAGCTTATCGCAGAACCCGTTGTGGCAATAGCGGAACAGCATTCTAAGGCAAGGATTGAAACCAACACGGGTAGTTGGGATGTTGCAAGTATATTGCTCGCTACAGGACATTGTTACAATAACACGCCGCTAATCACTGAATCTGAAGTCCCAGTGGCAAATTTTATCAGAAGTCCATATCCGGTGTCAAAATATGATGATATTACTTCTGATGCCCAAGTAGGTATTACCGGCATGGGACTTACTTTCATCGACATTGCATTGGCTCTTACTGAAGGACGCGGCGGCACCTTTGATGATAACGGAGATTATTGTCCTTCAGGAAAGGAACCATTGATCTATTCATTTTCAAGAACTTCCCTACCTATACTTTGTCGTGGTCCACAGTATCAAGAAAAACGTCCGCTATATTTATTAAATGCTTCGAAGTTTAAATTATGGATGCAACAGCCTACGAAAATTGATTTTGAGAAAGATATGCTCCCAATAATCGAGCAGGAAATCCAACTCCGTTATTATGCTGTCCAATTCAACGAGAACGACCTCGAACGTCTACAAAATTTAATAAATGCGATTCCTTTACAACACCGTTTTACATTGCACAAGCTTTTAAAACCCAACTTAACGAGTGAAGAAGAAATATTGCGTTATATTGAGGAGAATATTGAGGAGGCACAACGAGGTGAACAGAATAGCCCATTAATGGCGGCTGCTTCGGTCTGGTCTGAGATATGTCCATCTATTGCTGAATTATATTCTTCCGTAGGGTTTACCGGCAATTCGCAGCAGCAGTTGGATCAGTATTATTTCGGTGCTTTCAACCGCGTAAGCTATGGTCCGCCAATTGCCAATATGGAAAAAATATTAGCCTTGGCAAGAGCGGGTATCATCCGTTTCTTGCCATTAAAAAAGCCGACCATTCGATGGCAAGAAGTGGGGAGTGTTTTCGTCGTTTGTGACGAAAATGGAAAAGCTACATCTTTTAATACCTTAATCGATGCACGCATAGGCAGACCCTCCTTACATCAGCATAATGCTGCTTTATATGATACACTTTTGAGCCAAGGGCTAATTTGTCCCCATCAAAATGAAGCTTATTTCCCTGGTACTTTGTCCATGGACAAGCGCGGCAAGTGCAATACCTTAGCCAGGGTACCCATTTACTGCTATGGCGCGAATACCGAAGGCGTATTCTTCGACAACGACAGCTTGTCACGAACAAAAAACGATACCTCCTGTTATTGGGTAGACGATACAATCCGAACATTATAG
- a CDS encoding alanine racemase, which translates to MNTTFFPLTPILHPWVNHLTKEPKELFERIEQYGSPVNIHHFKPLNENIHAYQTVLNKYNVIHKIFFARKANKCLQLAQAVADAGQGVDTASFRELQQCLDAGIASEQLVLTAAVKNRQLFELALKHNVTVVLDNEDELELAQDVAAMFGKTLLINIRVGGFHVNGQRLPTRFGFAIDSVAERIEGLAEIYPHLKYNGLHFHLNGYSIDERVAAIEQSVQVIDALHDLGIHTRSLDIGGGILMNYLKSHQEWLSFHTALREAVLGNRPELTYQNDALGMVKIEDKLYGEPTVYPYFNEIHKEKLLEHILTAHSSIYGLPIHRLFTDRRLELRMEPGRSLLDQVGCTLAKVAFRKKDSEGRLLVGLEMNRTQLRSSSADFLLDPLHLPKQQVDDSDEPCYAYLVGSYCLEQELILKRQIKLQKYPEIGDLILFPNTAGYMMHFYESEAHLFELAKNVFI; encoded by the coding sequence ATGAACACAACATTTTTTCCCTTAACACCCATTCTGCATCCTTGGGTAAATCATCTTACCAAAGAGCCGAAAGAACTTTTTGAACGAATTGAACAATACGGATCACCAGTCAATATACATCACTTTAAGCCTCTAAATGAAAATATACATGCTTACCAGACTGTACTAAATAAGTATAATGTCATTCACAAGATATTCTTCGCCCGTAAAGCAAATAAATGCCTGCAACTTGCTCAAGCCGTGGCGGATGCCGGCCAAGGTGTGGATACCGCAAGCTTTAGGGAACTTCAGCAATGCCTTGACGCAGGAATAGCCAGTGAGCAACTCGTGCTGACTGCTGCAGTCAAAAATCGACAGCTCTTTGAATTGGCATTAAAGCATAATGTCACCGTTGTGTTGGATAACGAAGATGAGTTGGAATTAGCACAGGATGTTGCCGCAATGTTTGGAAAAACCTTGCTAATTAACATACGTGTAGGAGGATTTCATGTCAATGGCCAACGATTACCAACACGTTTTGGCTTTGCTATCGATAGTGTTGCAGAACGCATTGAAGGTTTGGCAGAAATCTATCCTCACCTCAAATACAACGGGCTGCATTTTCATCTTAATGGCTATTCAATTGACGAACGTGTTGCTGCCATTGAACAGTCAGTACAGGTGATTGATGCATTGCATGACTTAGGAATACACACGCGATCGCTCGATATTGGCGGAGGTATCCTGATGAATTATCTTAAATCGCACCAAGAATGGTTATCCTTTCATACAGCATTACGTGAAGCCGTACTCGGCAATCGACCTGAACTTACTTACCAGAATGATGCCTTAGGTATGGTCAAGATCGAGGATAAGCTTTATGGCGAACCTACTGTATATCCATATTTCAATGAGATCCATAAGGAAAAATTATTAGAGCATATTCTCACAGCCCATTCCAGCATCTATGGGCTCCCAATACACCGACTCTTTACAGATCGGAGGCTGGAATTACGCATGGAACCTGGCCGTTCATTGTTGGATCAAGTAGGTTGTACGTTGGCAAAGGTGGCCTTTCGCAAGAAAGATAGCGAGGGTCGTCTGCTTGTGGGGTTGGAAATGAACCGTACACAGTTGCGTAGTTCGAGTGCCGACTTTTTATTGGATCCTCTGCATCTACCCAAACAGCAAGTCGATGATTCAGATGAGCCCTGTTATGCATATCTTGTCGGGAGTTATTGTCTCGAACAAGAGTTGATTCTCAAACGACAAATTAAGCTGCAGAAATATCCGGAAATTGGAGATCTTATCCTTTTTCCCAACACAGCAGGTTACATGATGCATTTTTACGAATCGGAAGCACACCTCTTCGAACTTGCAAAGAATGTATTTATCTAG
- a CDS encoding prolyl oligopeptidase family serine peptidase has translation MCYLYPQLLSIFVFGIFTSQSIAQEKLKVNYKHLTYLPKNYHTDTSTHPLVIYLHGGSQKGDDLEKLKIYGLPYLVDQGKEFDFVMVAPQCPEGRYWSTENWFDSLYNEITSNYRIDKSRVYVTGISMGGYGTYAAALDHPEKIAAIVPLCGGVNDSDTTRICMLRDIPILTYHGTADDQISIHETERIVESLEECNGEIIFHRLTGKGHSIQYLYETEPWIYEWLLMHRKAINNE, from the coding sequence ATGTGCTATCTTTATCCTCAACTGCTCTCAATATTCGTTTTCGGCATCTTTACATCACAGTCTATTGCTCAGGAAAAGCTAAAAGTCAATTATAAACACCTAACCTATCTCCCTAAAAATTACCATACAGATACGTCCACACATCCATTGGTTATCTATCTTCACGGAGGATCTCAAAAGGGCGATGATCTTGAAAAATTAAAGATCTATGGTTTACCTTATTTAGTAGATCAAGGAAAGGAATTTGATTTTGTAATGGTTGCACCACAATGTCCGGAGGGTAGATATTGGTCTACGGAAAATTGGTTCGACTCGCTTTACAATGAAATAACCTCAAACTACCGCATCGACAAGAGTCGTGTTTATGTGACTGGAATAAGTATGGGTGGATATGGAACCTACGCTGCAGCATTGGATCATCCCGAAAAAATTGCGGCAATTGTCCCATTGTGTGGAGGGGTAAATGATAGCGATACTACTCGCATTTGCATGCTCAGAGACATCCCCATCCTGACCTATCACGGAACGGCGGATGATCAAATCTCCATACATGAAACAGAAAGGATAGTCGAATCTCTAGAGGAATGCAATGGTGAAATTATTTTCCACCGTCTTACAGGAAAAGGTCACAGCATCCAGTACCTCTATGAAACTGAGCCCTGGATTTATGAATGGTTGTTGATGCACCGCAAAGCGATAAATAACGAATAA
- a CDS encoding ATP-binding protein gives MRNSTKITNASIESAGLPKDAKQAIAEYIWNGFDAKATAVSIEIKSNELGHIEQFSISDNGEGITPDTLDYSFGNFLDSLKKAQPKRTSYTRGKKGKGRFSFSLFATRATWHTVVAQHQGLMAYTITIDRDNKETYDSSELLPSQSEHTGTTVLLEGLFGLNAMTFESEDFKDFLAQEFGWFLYLNKDLGYNITINGNPIVYQQLIQETDETSVTIYSPQENSFVFKINYIRWKYSIGDRYYYYFLNSHKVEVTKLLSSFNNNAIEFHHSVYVESDFFDSFEMSDMTLSTEGNLFSEKEQQVVYRKLLAELRDMLERKQKKYVREKAVDLKLEELAQKNLLPHYGHADADSGRKATLLQLVQELYIANPRAFVGIKDDLIRTYLGFLDLLLQTDRKAQILPIIEQAIPLSDKERERIGMILR, from the coding sequence ATGAGGAATAGTACAAAGATCACAAATGCAAGCATAGAATCCGCGGGTTTACCAAAGGATGCTAAGCAAGCCATTGCTGAATATATATGGAATGGATTTGATGCTAAAGCCACAGCAGTATCCATCGAAATCAAGAGTAATGAACTTGGCCATATCGAACAGTTTAGTATCAGCGATAATGGAGAAGGTATAACACCGGATACATTAGACTATTCATTTGGCAACTTTCTGGATTCACTCAAGAAAGCGCAACCCAAACGTACTTCCTATACACGGGGCAAAAAGGGAAAAGGGCGATTCTCATTTTCCCTTTTTGCCACCCGTGCCACTTGGCATACTGTGGTAGCGCAGCATCAGGGCCTGATGGCGTACACAATAACCATAGACAGAGATAATAAAGAAACATACGATAGCTCCGAATTGCTGCCATCCCAGTCGGAGCATACAGGAACCACTGTGTTACTCGAAGGATTATTTGGCCTAAATGCTATGACATTCGAATCGGAGGATTTTAAAGATTTTCTAGCACAGGAATTTGGCTGGTTCTTGTATCTAAATAAGGATCTGGGTTACAATATCACCATAAATGGTAATCCGATCGTCTATCAGCAGCTGATTCAGGAGACTGATGAAACCTCAGTTACGATATATAGTCCCCAAGAGAATTCGTTCGTATTTAAGATTAATTATATCCGATGGAAATATTCCATTGGGGACCGTTACTACTATTATTTCCTGAACAGTCATAAAGTGGAGGTAACGAAACTGCTGAGTAGTTTTAACAATAATGCTATTGAATTTCATCATTCGGTTTACGTAGAGTCTGATTTTTTTGACAGTTTCGAAATGTCAGATATGACGCTATCTACTGAAGGAAACTTATTCAGCGAGAAAGAACAACAAGTAGTGTATCGCAAGCTCTTAGCTGAATTACGTGATATGCTGGAAAGAAAACAGAAGAAATATGTCCGCGAAAAAGCCGTGGATCTCAAATTAGAAGAACTCGCACAGAAGAATCTTTTACCCCACTACGGGCATGCTGATGCTGATAGCGGTCGTAAGGCCACCTTGCTCCAGCTGGTGCAAGAGCTTTATATTGCCAATCCACGTGCTTTTGTCGGTATCAAAGATGATTTAATTAGGACATACTTAGGCTTCTTGGATCTCTTGCTACAAACAGATCGTAAAGCACAGATATTACCTATCATTGAGCAGGCTATCCCCCTATCGGATAAAGAACGGGAAAGGATAGGAATGATATTACGATAG
- a CDS encoding RNA polymerase sigma factor has product MDDFVLLKAGDQSVFGVVFNYYQPIIYFKVRQLCKNDSDAEEVTQEVFIEFYLKRMQLSGPEAIFPFLFAISKRMAISNFRKSLVRSNYLQSLEHTWLENSFSLQDELEGKELQVILESIIEQLPPQQQAIYRRSKFEDQSYQEIADEEGLSKNTVRNHLSLASKFVRFKLDKILSIFFL; this is encoded by the coding sequence ATGGACGATTTTGTCTTATTAAAAGCTGGAGATCAGTCAGTTTTTGGTGTCGTTTTTAATTATTATCAGCCGATTATCTATTTTAAAGTCCGGCAGCTCTGTAAAAATGATAGTGATGCAGAGGAAGTGACACAGGAAGTTTTTATCGAATTTTACTTAAAAAGAATGCAGCTTTCCGGTCCGGAAGCCATTTTTCCTTTTCTATTTGCTATTTCAAAAAGAATGGCCATATCCAATTTCCGTAAATCGCTGGTCCGGTCCAATTATCTACAGTCGCTTGAGCATACCTGGCTTGAAAATTCCTTTTCGCTGCAGGATGAACTGGAAGGCAAGGAGCTGCAGGTCATCCTGGAATCCATTATTGAACAATTGCCGCCACAGCAACAGGCAATTTACCGAAGGAGCAAATTTGAGGATCAATCTTATCAGGAAATTGCCGATGAGGAAGGGCTCTCCAAAAATACGGTGCGCAATCACCTCAGCCTCGCCTCGAAATTTGTGCGGTTCAAGCTGGACAAAATCCTGTCTATCTTTTTTTTATAA
- a CDS encoding FecR domain-containing protein — MNQIEQYSQLIRKYLADQASKEEQDLLVGLMDDPVFLQAWEKVWRENSYDAQPATYPDPHRMLENIMADPRITTAASTLQKTTDGHFNLRRSWWQVAAVFLAFCGAVLWGYYNFYTGDRLPKEQLSKVSIVPGSDKAIIILENGKQIDLSLLRADTVLDHGEYLITKDNEGQISYSLKDNLTSINNIVYNTIVTPRGGEYSLKMADGSLVQLNAGSKIKYPVKFDAKLRLVQLEGEAYFEVAKMDNKGKRVPFIVQSGAQTLEVLGTHFNIRSFGDHIVTTLVEGKVKLSFADATLKEQLLTPNDQVIFDQNSKRVKKEQVDPFYSLAWKNGNFAFDNASIEAVMEEVARWYDVEISYQDQLQGQHFSGTISRYENIDKLLKTISFAGGVHFERKGRRIYVLN, encoded by the coding sequence ATGAACCAAATTGAACAATACAGCCAATTAATACGTAAATATCTTGCTGATCAAGCCAGCAAAGAAGAACAGGATCTGCTTGTAGGATTAATGGATGATCCCGTATTTCTTCAGGCTTGGGAGAAAGTCTGGCGGGAGAATTCGTATGACGCACAGCCCGCAACGTACCCTGACCCACATCGGATGTTGGAAAATATAATGGCTGATCCCCGAATTACAACAGCGGCATCTACTCTCCAAAAGACTACAGATGGTCATTTTAATCTCAGAAGAAGTTGGTGGCAGGTTGCGGCAGTCTTTCTTGCGTTCTGCGGTGCCGTGCTATGGGGCTACTACAACTTTTATACCGGGGATAGGCTGCCGAAAGAGCAGCTGTCTAAGGTGTCGATCGTACCGGGTTCTGATAAAGCCATAATCATCCTTGAAAATGGAAAACAGATCGACCTCAGTTTGCTCCGTGCGGATACGGTCCTTGACCACGGAGAATATTTGATTACTAAGGATAATGAAGGTCAAATCAGTTATAGTCTCAAAGACAACCTGACATCAATAAATAATATCGTCTACAATACGATTGTAACCCCTAGAGGTGGAGAATATTCATTAAAGATGGCCGACGGAAGTCTTGTGCAGCTCAATGCAGGAAGTAAGATCAAATATCCTGTAAAATTTGATGCAAAGTTGCGGTTGGTGCAGCTTGAAGGTGAAGCCTATTTTGAAGTGGCTAAAATGGATAACAAAGGCAAACGGGTACCTTTTATCGTGCAAAGTGGAGCACAGACACTTGAGGTTCTTGGAACACATTTTAACATTAGGAGTTTTGGGGATCACATCGTTACCACATTGGTAGAAGGAAAAGTCAAGCTTTCTTTTGCCGATGCTACCTTAAAAGAACAGTTGCTTACACCCAATGATCAGGTCATTTTCGATCAAAATAGCAAGCGTGTGAAAAAAGAGCAAGTAGATCCCTTCTATAGTCTCGCTTGGAAAAATGGAAATTTTGCTTTTGATAATGCATCCATAGAGGCGGTCATGGAAGAGGTGGCACGCTGGTATGATGTTGAGATCAGTTACCAAGATCAGTTGCAGGGACAGCACTTCTCCGGGACAATTTCCCGCTATGAGAATATCGATAAACTATTGAAAACAATTTCTTTCGCCGGTGGTGTACATTTCGAACGTAAAGGAAGGAGGATATATGTGCTAAACTAA